A segment of the Bacteroides acidifaciens genome:
CGCGTCTGCGGATTCCTTTGATTTTCGGGTTGGATGTCATTCACGGTTTCCGTACAGGGTTTCCGTTGCCTTTGGCTGAGGCTGCAAGTTTCGACTTGGATGCCATAGAAAGAGGTTCGAGGTGTGCGGCGAAGGAAGCGTCGGCAGCCGGATTGCACTGGACGTTTGCTCCGATGGTGGATATCAGTTGGGATGCCCGTTGGGGACGTGTTATGGAAGGGGCAGGAGAAGACCCCTATTATGGCTCATTGGTGGCTAAGGCACGTGTACGCGGTTTGCAGGGAGATGATTTGTCGAAAGAAAATACGATTCTTTCTTGTATCAAGCATTTTGCGGGATATGGAGCTTCTACTGCGGGAAAAGACTACAATAGCGTGGATATGTCGATGGGACAGTTCGCCAATTTCTATATGCCGCCTTATAAGGCCGGGGCTGAGGCGGGTGCCGCCACATTTATGAGTGCATTCAATGATTTTAATAATGAACCGGCTACCGGAAGTAGCTTCTTGTTGAGAGAACTTCTGAAAAATCAATGGGGATTCAAAGGATTCGTAGTCTCCGACTGGGGTTCGGTAGGCGAAATGATAAACCACCGTTATGCGAAAGACGAAAAAGAGGCTGCTTATAAAGGCATAAAAGCTGGTCTGGATATGGAAATGGTAAGTGAATGTTATTCCAAGAATCTGATTACTCTGATAAAGGAAGGCAAAGTATCAGTGAAACTGGTGGATGATGCGGTCAGACGTATTCTTGAACAGAAATATAAGCTGGGATTATTTGATGATCCGTTCCGCTATTGCGATGAGGAAAGAGAGCGTACGGTGATCGGTTCGGAAGAATCACGCAAGGAAGCGTGTTATGTGGCCGAACGTTCCGTTGTACTTTTGAAGAATGAAGGCGCTGTGCTTCCGCTTTCTCCTTCCGTTAAGAAAGTAGCTTTGGTTGGTGCATTGGCTAAATCACAGAAAGATATGTGTGGCGCATGGTCTTGTGCTGAGGTGAGTAAGGTAGTCACTTTGTATGAAGCAATGGAAAAGCGGGGAGTAACTGTCAATTATAATGACGGATATGACTTGAAAAAGAATCAGATCGTGAATCTGGAACAGACATTGGCTGCTGCCCGCCAGTCGGATGTAGTTGTGATAGCGATGGGCGAACAGGCATGGGAGAGTGGAGAAATGCGTTCAAAAGGGGATATCTCCATTTCTTCGGAACAGCAGAAACTGGTTTCCGAACTCGTAAAGACGGGCAAACCTGTGGTTGTACTGATGATGTGCGGCCGTCCTGTCATTTTCAATGAAGTACGCCGGGATGCTCCCGCTATCTTATGTACCTGGTGGTTGGGAAGCGAAGCCGGTAATGCCATCTGTAATGTATTGTTCGGGGATTACAATCCTTCAGGGAAACTCCCGATGACTTTCCCGCAGCATAACGGGCAGATTCCTCTGTACTATCAGTATAAGAGTACCGGACGTCCTACCGCATTGGGCGGATGGTGTGCGAAATACATTGATATTCCGACCGAACCGGCTTATCCGTTCGGCTATGGTCTGTCATATACCACTTTCGATTATTCGGATGTGAAGCTGCTTCCGGGTAATGGAAAAGATACTTATGCTCGTGTAGCTGTGACTGTGAAGAATACGGGAAAGTATGAAGGTGAAGAAGTTGTCCAGTTGTATGTCCGTGATGAAGTAGCTTCGATTACCCGTCCTAGCAAGGAGTTGAAGGGATTTGATAAGATTAAGCTGAAAGTGGGCGAAAGCAGGACGGTGACGTTTGATGTGAAAGACGAACAGCTCGGTTTCTACAATAATCAGATGAAGTTTGTGGTTGAGAAGGGGGACTTTACTTTTATGGTCGGTGGAAATAGCCGTGACCTGCAAGAAATAAAATACACACTTAACTAAATAACAAATATGAAAAACAACTGGAGAAAATGGTTGCTCATTACTGCATTACTGCCTTCTTTCTTGGGGCTGGATGCGAAACCAATGCAGGGAGAGGTAGCTCCACAGCCGTTGGATACGATTGAATATCGGGTATTTATTGCCGTTGATAAAGCGGGAGTAGAGCATTGGGGCGGAAAGGCGGCCTATCAGAAAAAACTGGATGCTTTCTTCGGGCAAGTGAATGACTTCTGGAATAAGGCCGGAGAAGGACGTCTCAAGTATTATTTCCGTTATGTTCCCGATTGGCAGGTGACCTATGATTGCTCTTCCCGGCAGTTGGAGAATGTCTATAAGAGGAGCGCAGGCTTTCCTGACCATGACGTACTGTTGATTATTGATTCCATACTCGATTTTGATGATGAAGAAAGTGCGAAAGGGTGGTATTGTAGCGGTGGCGCGGACAATCTGAGTATGGTCGTTTGCCGTGGCCGTAGTAAAACGGAACATGAGGATTTGTTCGGAATCGACTATTTCCATAGAGGAGTGGCGCATGAGTTCGGACACTATCGTGGAGTGACGGATTTATATGCCGACAGAATCCGGGCGAAAAACAATCCGGTGAATAATTTGCAGTATGAACCGGACTCTTGCGTTATGAACAATCATTATAAGACGTATAAATGGAGTCCCTATGCCGTTAATATCATTAATTATACGGCAAAGTCCAAACGTCCGGGCCGTGACTTCCCCGGATTTTTCAAGCAGATGTTTCCGGAAAATATCCAAGTATCTGTAACCGTGAAAGGCAAAAAGAAGAAGGGGGTGAAATTGAACTTGTACGGTTCGCGTGCAAAGTTCAATGACTTGATTGCAACTCCCTATCGCACTTATGAGATGGATAAAAAGGGAGAATATCTGATTACCGGCGTTCCTGGCTTATATGATAAACCGGCTCCGCCTTTACACGCTGACGAGTTGCCTTACAATCGCTGGTTCACCTTCCTGCTCGAGGCGGAATATAAAGGAGAGAAGAAATATGTCTGGCTTCCCGAGTACGAAGTGCAACAAACTTTCTTTGAGAATAAGGATACCTATCAGGTGACAATTGATTTCTAAACGGACAGTGTAACAGAGGTAAACAGAAGAAGGCTTTTTGAATACTTTTTTAACAGGAATTTCTTTCTGTTATATTCGCCTTTTGTCCTTATCCGTAAGCCGTAACTCAATTAAGATGTAAATAAAAAGAATGTAAGATATAAAAAGTATTAGTTTATGAAACGTATGATGAGAAGACTTTTGCCGGTTCTAATGGCTGTTGCGCCTTTGACCGTTTGTGCGCAAAAAGTGTATGAACTGAAGGATGCATCCGGTAGGGTGCAGGTGAATGTGAGTGTAAATGATAAGAATGTTGAATACTCTGTTCTCCATGAAGGGGATGTGATGATAGACCACTCTCCTGTCTCCATGAAACTGACGGACGGAACAGCTTTCGGCGTGAATCCGAAAGTCAGGAAAGTCAATAGGCGGTCGGTGAATGAAACGATTTACCCGCCTGTCTACAAAAAGAAATCAATCGAAGACAGGTTCAATGAACTGACGATTGATTTTAAAGGTGGATATAGTCTGGTATTCAGAGCATACGAAGACGGTGCCGCCTATCGTTTTGTTTCCAGTTTGAAAAAGCCGTTTATGGTAGAAAGCGAACAGGCAGTTTTCTGTTTCCCGAATGACTCGAAAATATTCGTGGCTTCTCCGAAAGGAAGAATGAACGAGGGTAAAAAAGATCCTTTTTACAGTTCTTTCCAAAATACGTATGTAGAGACAGCTTTGTCTGTGTGGGACAAGGAGCAGATTGCCTTCTTACCGGTTCTGGTAGAGGGAAAGAATCAAAAGAAAGTTTGTATTACCGAAGCCGATTTATTGGATTATCCGGGTATGTATGTGAAGCACGGGGATTCCGGTTTCTCTTTGGAAGGCACGTTTGCCGCTTATCCTAAGAAAGTGGTGGACGAAGTACGCGGGCTCAAAGGCGTAGTGAAATCCCGTGAACCTTATATTGCCAAGGTAGAGGGAGCTACCGCTTTTCCCTGGCGTGTAATGGTCATATCAAAGGATGACACTGAACTGTTGTGCAGTGATATGGTCTATAAACTGGCTACTCCGGCTCAATTCACCGATTTTTCATGGATTAAACCGGGTAAGGTTGCCTGGGATTGGTGGAACGACTGGAATATCTATGACGTGGACTTCCATGCAGGAATCAATAATGAGACTTATAAATATTACATTGATTTCGCTTCCAGGTTCGGCATCGAATATGTGATATTGGATGAAGGTTGGGCAGTTCCGGGTAAAGCGGATTTGTTTCAGATCATTCCGGAAATTGATTTGGAAGAATTAGTCAGCTATGCGAAAAGTAAGCATGTGGATTTGATATTATGGGCGGGCTATCGCGCTTTTGAGAAGGATATGGACCGTGTATGCAAACATTATGCAGCTATGGGAATTAAGGGCTTTAAGATTGACTTTATGGATCGTGACGACCAGCACGTCGTTGAGTTCAATCGTAAGGCGGCTGAAACCGGAGCGAAATATAAACTATTGATTGACCTGCACGGTACATTCAAACCGACCGGTCTTCAACGTACTTATCCCAACACTATCAACTTTGAAGGGGTTCATGGACTGGAAGAACTGAAATGGGCGGAACCGGGTACGGATCAGGTGGTATATGATGTAACTGCACCTTTCATCCGCATGGTAGCCGGACCGATGGACTATACACAGGGAGCGATGAACAACGTGATTATGAAAAACTTCCATGCAGTATATACGGAACCGATGAGCCAGGGAACCCGTTGCCGTCAGTTGGCACTCTACACAATCTTCGATTCTCCTATTAATATGCTATGTGATGCTCCTACCAACTACATGAAAGAAGAAGAATGTACGAAATTTATCGCTTCTATTCCTACCGTATGGGATCAAACGCTTCCTATAAGCGGCAAAGTGGGTGAGCATATTGTCATGGCTCGCCAGAAAGACGGCATCTGGTATGTAGGTGGACTGACCGACTGGAATGCACGTGATGTTGAAGTTGATTTGTCTTTCTTGGGAAAAGGTGAATTTAATGCTGAAATATTCAAAGACGGCATCAACGCCGACCGTGTAGGAAAAGATTATAAGCGGGAAGTGATTCGTGTATCGGCAGATAAGAAGCTGAAACTACACATGGCGCCCGGTGGTGGTTTTGTGGTGAAGATAACAAAATAGTTGAAGTTTAAATTTTGGTTTGACAAAGGGGCGTTATCCGAAAATGGAAACGCCCCTTTATTTTTTTAGAACCGGAAACTCAATCCCCCCAAGAAATTGAATCCTTCGGCAGGATAGCCTAGATAATATTGATATTTTTTGTTCAGTAGATTGTGTACCTGTGCATAAACAGATACCCCTTTGAACACATTGTAGCTGGCTCCGATATGTAAATCGTTGATGGCAGTCATCTTTGAATATCCTTCCACTTCTTTTCGGTTCACATAATCATAACCGAGATTTATATTTAAGGTGGAAATCGGATGAACATGTACATTGAAAGACATTTCACTGACAGGCTTTACAGCCAATAATTCCTTTCCATTCTTGCTGTCCCAATTACGATAGGTATATTTTGCTGATATTCCTAGAATATCTTTATAATCGTAGCTGACTTCACCACCGAGATAGAAGTTGCTTGTATTATCTTGAGCGAAGCTCAGGTATTTAGTGTGGGCATCATTTAATCTGTTGAAATTGAAATAAGACAAATCATTCTTCAAGTTTTGGTAACCGCCATATACATTGAACCAGACTCCCGGATAAGGGCTGGCTTTAAAGCCGACAGCACCGTTGATTTGTTCGTAAGTGTCGTAAGGACGTTGCACGTAGCCCCATGCGGAAGAAGTATTTGCTTCCGGCAGTTCTCCGTAAGGACAGACATTTTCCAATCTGCGGAAATCATTCAATAGCTTGCCGCCCGTCGCTTTTGCGTAAAGCACATAGCTGTCGGAGAAAATATACTGTGCAGTGATATCCGGTGAAACGCGGAAAGATTTATCAAATCCGAAAGATAAGTCTACATTGGCTCCGATGTGTAATTTCCAGTCATCGTTATCCAGTTCGTAATAAGGATTCAGAAGAAGCGTTGTATAATTCTTGAAAAACTCGTCTCCGGTAGCGGTATTCTTTGTATATCCGCTATACAGAAGATTATTCATCTCCAAAGCGATAGTCACCGATTGTTGGTCACCGATAGCTCCCGTGACATCTCCTTTGGTACGTATGATTGTTTCTTTAAGAGCTGTATTGGCATCATTCTCATTGAGCATGTTATGCTGACGTTCGTACATCAACAGATTCGTTTCGGCATTGAAACGCAGCGGTGCAGTTTCGTCGATAAAATGAATACCGGCATGAAAGTCACCGGAAGTGAATTTCTGCTTGCTGTTTACACCTCCCGGTTTGAGGTTGAAGTTGCTCAAGCCGAAGTTTCCGGCAATATTCAAATCCAATTTGTTGAATTGGTGTGTGTAATCCACGTTTGTACGTGTGCGGTAATAGAAAGCATTCCATTTTTCGTTGTCGGTAAAGGGGATTGTCAACTTTCCGTCCATTCCATCCATCTGAAAACGTACATTCAGTTTGTCTTTATCCGAGAGGCGGAATAAATAATTGGCAAGAACAGCCAGATTGCCTAAATTACCATATCTGGCACGTACATATCCGGGAGTGCTGCCCGGCTGGACTTCTTTTCCGGTATAAGGATTCATCAGACCAGCAGGAACAGAAGTTGCCGGAAAGAAAGTCGTAGCATACTCTACCTCTTTCTTACTCACGGTCGGTTCTTCTACTTTGGGCAGGACGTTTACTTTCGAAGCGTCCATAATATCCGGGTTATATTCTTGTTCCACAACAACGGTACGATTCATGGTCGTATCTTTGGGCTGGGTGGTTTGGGCTTGAAGGCCGGACGGCATGGAAATCGCCAATGCAAGTCCGCCTATTATATAAAGAGACTGTTTCATCTTATTCTTTATTCTTTAATTTTCAACTTTCAATTTTCACCTTTCAACTTAGCGAGTCTGCTTTCAATCATACTTGCTATATCATCGTTGCCTTGGTAATTCTGTTGCAGGCTCAATAGATACTGGCGTGCGTCAAGGTCTTTGCCCATAGCGGCATACACATCGGACAAAAGGACGAAGCTACGTGCCAGCCAATAAGCGTGCGGTGTGCTTTGTTCTATGTAGTTGAGCAGTTCCTTTTCCGCGGCAGCATATTCTTTCGCGTCATACAACGACTGTGCAACCAGATATTTAGCTTCGGCACCGTATGGATTACGGGTGTCTTTTGCCAGTTCGCGGAAGTCGTCCATCGCTTTTTTATCCGCCTTTTGTTTAACATAAGCCTTAGCGCGATAATAAAGAGCTTCATTTCTCAGTTCAGGGCTGAGTTTAGGTTCAGCCAATAAGTCGGTAGCAGCATGGATGGTTTCAATATCATCCCTCAACAGGAAGGCGCAGCGGAGTATTCCCGTTTCAGCAAGCTGGCGGCGTTCCACGTTGGTTGCTTTCTCTTTCAGTATCTTATAACTAGCCAGTGCTTCTGCTGTCTGTTGTTGGTTGAACTGCACTTCGGCACGCAGGATAAGGGCTTCTTCCGCAAACGGATTGTTCGGATATTCCAGTAATTTACCGGAGTGGAGAAGAATCATATCATAGTTTTTCTGCTCGTTCCCAATCAGGCAAAGATAATAATGTGCATTCAGACTGAAAGCCCCTTCCGGGAAAGTCTGCAAGTATTTGTTGAGACTCGTCTTTGCTTCTTCCATCCGTCCCCGCATATAAATCTTTTCTGCGGCGGCATAGGTCAGTGAATCCTGCTCGTTGGCATCAAAGCGGATATGTCCCGGCATGGCATTTGCCAAAGCCGCAAATTCGTCTATACGGTTCAAATCTACATAAATCGACTTCAAATCACGCATGGCCAGACGGGCTTCTTCACTACCCGGATATTTCTTGATGACCTGCTTGTAGGCTTCGATAGCTTGATTGTAATCCTCTTTCTGATAATAGAGCAGTCCGATTTCTGCCGCAGCTTTCCGGCTGACCGGGCTTTCGGGGTATTTGTTCAGCAGTTCCTTGAAGGAAGTGATTGCCTGATTGTTATTGTCCATCAATACATAGGACCGCCCTTTCTCGTAAATAGCATTCACGGCATAAGGAGAAGTGGGATATTTTCCCACCAGCCGATTCAGCAAAGTTATCTTGCCAGTATAGTCTTTCTGCAGGCCGGATACAAGAGCCAGTTGATAGAAAGAATAATCGCCGGAAGGAGTATTCATCTGTTCGGCTTGCGAATAATAATGTTTGGCTTCCTCGAAGTTGCGCACGTGCAAGTGGCAGTCACCGATACGGTTGTATGCATCGGCTAAAGCCGTTGCGTTTTCACCTTTCTCCAGTTGGACGTATTTCTGGAAGTAGTTGCTTGCTTGCGTATAGTCTTTCCGGTGGAAAGCGATATATCCCAGGTTATAATTGGCAAGCGCATACATTTCGTTATTGGGCTGGGTGGTCAGTTGCAGATAGGCGTTGAAGTCACGCGCTGCTTCCATCATCCGGTTGAGGCGATAATAAGATTCTCCACACCAGTAGTAAGCGTCTGCTTTGGTCTGACGGTTGTATTGCCCGATGGCAATGGATTGGTTCAGATATTTCAGAGCCTGTTCGAAGTCGGCGTTCGCAAAGGACTGTGTACCTAATTGGAACAGTATCTTCTGCTTGGCTTCCAGTATTTGTGCGCTTGGTTTGGCAATCCGGTCTATTGATTTCAAAGCCGCATCGTAACTACGGGTATTCATGTAAACTTCCACCAGATAACTGCTGACTTTCTCTGCATAAGGAGAAGTCGGAAATTCGTTCAGGAACTTCTCGAAGGCAGTAACGGATTCACCGAAAGCGGAGAAAGAAGTCTCATGCAGGCAGAGAGCGTAGTTGTAAGCCGCCTGTTCTTTGATTTGCATATTGGCGTTGGACGCTGCCGCCTGTTCGAAAGCCATGCGGGCTTTATTCTTTTCTGCTAGTTGCAGATAGGAGAGTCCCATGTGCAGGTAAGCATTCTGTGTGAGCGCGTCATTGGTAGTTGTCACTTTACCGAGTGTTTCGGCTGCTTTTGAATAGACTTTCGTCTGATAGTAAGAAAGTCCCAGCATATAAAGGGCATCCCGGCGGGGAGCCGAATGGTCTTTATTCAAATATTCACTGAATGATTCTACCGCTTTGTGATATTGTCCGAAGTGGTAATAAGCATCTCCGAGGATACGGTACATTTCCGCTGCATGTTCATTGTTCGGATAGGCCGACAGATAATTCTGTGCTACAATCTGTGCCTTGTCGTAGTTTTTGAGCTGTGCATAAATCTCGGCAATATAATAAGGAACGAGCGCCTTGTATTTCGGATTGTCTTGCAGCGGAAGGAAACCTTTCAATGCTTCGTTATAGCGTTTCTGTGTATATCGGATATAAGAAATGTAATAATCGCAATCTTTTGCATATTTGGGACTGTTGGCGCGGAGAGTCTCAAACCAGATGACTGCTTCTCTCAGGTTATCCGTTTTCAGATAGCAGGTAGCCAATTGATAGGTGCGGTCGTCACGTTCTTCGCTGCCGAGCAAGTCGAGGTCGGCAGAATTAAAGAGCGCCATCGCTTCATTGTACTTTCCTTCGTAGAAATAACAGGAAGCCAACAGTGAATAAATTCGATTGGCGTAAGGCGTATCGGGATAGCGGTCGAGATATTTGCGGAGCAATTCGATACGGTTCTTGTCGTTCAATTCGTATGCTGAACTGGCCAGCATATATTCCGCATCCTGAAGCAGGCTGGCTGTTGGCTTTTGTTTTACAAATGCCTTTAGTGCCGGCAGGGCGGCGGCATAATTCTTTTCCTGGAAAAGTTCTTTCCCTTCTTTATAAAGGTTGTCAGTCGAAGTGAACTTGTCACCTGTCTGGGCAAATCCTATAATGGGTGTGCAGCAGATAGCCGCACAAATGAGTCTAGTAATTTCTTTTTTCATAATCGGGTATTTATGCAAAAGTACTACATATCTTTCAAAGACAATCCTTTGAAAGTTATTTTATAATCATTTAATTCTTTATGTAAAGTTTCGCTCTTCTTTTCCAACACGTTTTCTAACACGGAGATGCTTATTTTTTTGGGGTTTCTTTTTACCTCTCTGATTAGGGCGGTTTTGCTGAATCGGTTGAGAGCTGTCGGGGCTATCGCTATTTCTTTTTTTCGGTCATAAATTTTCATACTACAGGCTTTATTCTTAATGGCGGTTAATTGAATAACCATTAAATTAATGACGATTACAAAGATAATGAAAGTCATGCTATTCTTCTCATTTTGAGTGGTATAATATACTTATTTAAGATTATGGGCTGATTGTGTGCCTTGGTCTTAAATGGTCTTTTTATAGGTTTGGGGCTAAATCCAACTTTTCATTAACTTCTCCGCTTTCAGCTTTCAGTTTCCCGATATATCCAAATGGTGATGCACTGAAAATGCCTGTTTATCTGGCTATTATAGAAATTGAAAAAACTAGTTTTGTGACCACCTAATTTATACCAGTTGTGTTTCCAAAGAACTTCTACTTATTTTATACGATTCTCTTCTCTAAATTGTTTGGGAGTCATTCCTTTCATTTGTTTGAATGTTGAACTAAAATATCGGGGATAAGTAAAACCCACTTCACTGCTTATTTCATTTATGTTTAAATTTGTATTGGTAAGCAGTGAGATCGCTTTTTCGATACGTAATCTGTTTATATAGTCATTGACTCCCAAACCTGTTATAATTTTTATCTTGTTGTATAAGGAAGAACGGCTAATTGTCATGACATCTGCCAATTGCTGGACGGAAAATTCTTCGTCAGATAGGTTTTCATGTATAATTGTATTTATTTTTGTCATGAAATCCTCGTCAGCTTTACTGTTTGTTAAAGTCTGGAGAGAAGTCGCCTGGTTGATAGATATGTATTGATTGTGTATTTTCTCTCTATTTTTTAAGATATTTCCGATGACGATCTTTAGAGAGTCTAGATCAAATGGTTTGGGGATGTAAGCATCAGCTCCGGATTTATATCCGGTTGTTATCGCTGTCTGGTCATAACGTGCTGTTAACAGTATTATAGGGATATGGCTTGTCTGGATGTCGTTTTTTATCTGACGACATAATTCAAAACCATCCATTTGCGGCATCATTACGTCACTAATAATAATAGAAGGCTGTTTCTTCTGACAGATTTCTAAGGCAGAGACCGCATTGTCTGCCGCATAAATTTTTTTACAGAACTCAGTTAAAGAATTTATGAGATATTCCCTTAACTCCTTTTCGTCCTCTACAATAAGCACAGTCTTTCCGGTACAATCGAAATGTGTATCTTGGATGCTGGAAGGGAGAGGAGAACTTTTTTGCTGTAAATGGGTGGACTCTTCTTTTTTATTTGTATTGAGAAATGGCAGCTCCAAATAGAATGTAGCTCCTTTGTTTGTATTATTATAGGCCCTTATAAGCCCCCCGTGCATTTCCATTATTGTTTTGGCATAATATAATCCGAATCCGCTTCCTCTCTCTTTGTGATTACCTTTGTGAAATTTAGTGAAGAGATTTGCCATATCCGAATCTTCTATACCACTTCCTTCGTCTATAACAGATATTCTGACTGTGTTTTCAAGACGTTGCGTGCTTACTGTTATATTGCTGTTTGCCTTACTGAATTTTAGTGCATTCATCAGTAAGTTTGATACTACTGTTTGACACTTTTGTTTGTCAAACCATACCTCCTCTATGTTGGGATCTATTTGTAATTGTATGCATATCTCTTTTTCTTTTGCCTCATTCATATAGTCTTTGATAACCTCGGTTACCCATTCGTTTAATTGAGTTTTTTGTATTTTCAATTTATTATAGTCTGCCTCCAAACTGCTCCAGTCCAACACCATATCCACTATTTCCCTCATGTGTTGTGCTTGGTTGAATAGTAGTTGTAATTGTGGTATCAGATGCTGAGGTAATCCTTGCATCTCACTTTTGTCCATGAGACGTTTTAGTGGGGCATAAATCAATGTTAAGGGAGTACGTAATTCGTGATTTATGTGAATGAGGAAATCTATCCTCTTTTCGTTCAGATATTGTCTGTATTCTTTTAGTCTCTTTTGTATTCTTGCTTCCTTTTTTATATTAAAAATGAATATTCCTGCAATACCCCCTCCTATAAGGCTAATACAACATAATATTATAAACCAGTCTGTTTTATACCATGGTGGGGTAATATGGACATTTGTGAGAAAGATAGGAGTGGTATAATTTCCGTCTTTTGTCATACATGCTACTTCAATGCGGTATTTACCGGTAGATAGGTTGGAAAGATCCAATATCGGATTATATGATTCGATTATCTTATCAACATTTCCTTTTATGATATATCGGAATGGAACTCGCTGGAAAATATCTTTATTTTTAATATATACCCGTAGGGCGAGTGCATTATGTTCCCATGGAACTTTTATATTGGGGGTGTCTATACCGGATGTATACGGTTGCCCGTTGAGTTCTATGCTGTAAAGTGCTATTTCCGGATCTGGTTCATTAGGCTCTGGGATGTCTGTGTTTATTCGGACCAGTCCTTCTATGCCACCAAAGTAAAGATATCGGCTGTTTTTTTCAGCCCGTTGTTGATAAGTAAAT
Coding sequences within it:
- a CDS encoding TonB-dependent receptor, which produces MKQSLYIIGGLALAISMPSGLQAQTTQPKDTTMNRTVVVEQEYNPDIMDASKVNVLPKVEEPTVSKKEVEYATTFFPATSVPAGLMNPYTGKEVQPGSTPGYVRARYGNLGNLAVLANYLFRLSDKDKLNVRFQMDGMDGKLTIPFTDNEKWNAFYYRTRTNVDYTHQFNKLDLNIAGNFGLSNFNLKPGGVNSKQKFTSGDFHAGIHFIDETAPLRFNAETNLLMYERQHNMLNENDANTALKETIIRTKGDVTGAIGDQQSVTIALEMNNLLYSGYTKNTATGDEFFKNYTTLLLNPYYELDNDDWKLHIGANVDLSFGFDKSFRVSPDITAQYIFSDSYVLYAKATGGKLLNDFRRLENVCPYGELPEANTSSAWGYVQRPYDTYEQINGAVGFKASPYPGVWFNVYGGYQNLKNDLSYFNFNRLNDAHTKYLSFAQDNTSNFYLGGEVSYDYKDILGISAKYTYRNWDSKNGKELLAVKPVSEMSFNVHVHPISTLNINLGYDYVNRKEVEGYSKMTAINDLHIGASYNVFKGVSVYAQVHNLLNKKYQYYLGYPAEGFNFLGGLSFRF
- a CDS encoding tetratricopeptide repeat protein — translated: MKKEITRLICAAICCTPIIGFAQTGDKFTSTDNLYKEGKELFQEKNYAAALPALKAFVKQKPTASLLQDAEYMLASSAYELNDKNRIELLRKYLDRYPDTPYANRIYSLLASCYFYEGKYNEAMALFNSADLDLLGSEERDDRTYQLATCYLKTDNLREAVIWFETLRANSPKYAKDCDYYISYIRYTQKRYNEALKGFLPLQDNPKYKALVPYYIAEIYAQLKNYDKAQIVAQNYLSAYPNNEHAAEMYRILGDAYYHFGQYHKAVESFSEYLNKDHSAPRRDALYMLGLSYYQTKVYSKAAETLGKVTTTNDALTQNAYLHMGLSYLQLAEKNKARMAFEQAAASNANMQIKEQAAYNYALCLHETSFSAFGESVTAFEKFLNEFPTSPYAEKVSSYLVEVYMNTRSYDAALKSIDRIAKPSAQILEAKQKILFQLGTQSFANADFEQALKYLNQSIAIGQYNRQTKADAYYWCGESYYRLNRMMEAARDFNAYLQLTTQPNNEMYALANYNLGYIAFHRKDYTQASNYFQKYVQLEKGENATALADAYNRIGDCHLHVRNFEEAKHYYSQAEQMNTPSGDYSFYQLALVSGLQKDYTGKITLLNRLVGKYPTSPYAVNAIYEKGRSYVLMDNNNQAITSFKELLNKYPESPVSRKAAAEIGLLYYQKEDYNQAIEAYKQVIKKYPGSEEARLAMRDLKSIYVDLNRIDEFAALANAMPGHIRFDANEQDSLTYAAAEKIYMRGRMEEAKTSLNKYLQTFPEGAFSLNAHYYLCLIGNEQKNYDMILLHSGKLLEYPNNPFAEEALILRAEVQFNQQQTAEALASYKILKEKATNVERRQLAETGILRCAFLLRDDIETIHAATDLLAEPKLSPELRNEALYYRAKAYVKQKADKKAMDDFRELAKDTRNPYGAEAKYLVAQSLYDAKEYAAAEKELLNYIEQSTPHAYWLARSFVLLSDVYAAMGKDLDARQYLLSLQQNYQGNDDIASMIESRLAKLKGEN
- a CDS encoding glycoside hydrolase family 3 N-terminal domain-containing protein, translated to MKKLIAYLCMMIFVLTSAAQSQTDESKMNRFVSGLMKKMTLEEKVGQLSQCSGGFATGPDNTRISRTEDISKGLIGSLLNVSGAANTRKYQEAAMKSRLRIPLIFGLDVIHGFRTGFPLPLAEAASFDLDAIERGSRCAAKEASAAGLHWTFAPMVDISWDARWGRVMEGAGEDPYYGSLVAKARVRGLQGDDLSKENTILSCIKHFAGYGASTAGKDYNSVDMSMGQFANFYMPPYKAGAEAGAATFMSAFNDFNNEPATGSSFLLRELLKNQWGFKGFVVSDWGSVGEMINHRYAKDEKEAAYKGIKAGLDMEMVSECYSKNLITLIKEGKVSVKLVDDAVRRILEQKYKLGLFDDPFRYCDEERERTVIGSEESRKEACYVAERSVVLLKNEGAVLPLSPSVKKVALVGALAKSQKDMCGAWSCAEVSKVVTLYEAMEKRGVTVNYNDGYDLKKNQIVNLEQTLAAARQSDVVVIAMGEQAWESGEMRSKGDISISSEQQKLVSELVKTGKPVVVLMMCGRPVIFNEVRRDAPAILCTWWLGSEAGNAICNVLFGDYNPSGKLPMTFPQHNGQIPLYYQYKSTGRPTALGGWCAKYIDIPTEPAYPFGYGLSYTTFDYSDVKLLPGNGKDTYARVAVTVKNTGKYEGEEVVQLYVRDEVASITRPSKELKGFDKIKLKVGESRTVTFDVKDEQLGFYNNQMKFVVEKGDFTFMVGGNSRDLQEIKYTLN
- a CDS encoding glycoside hydrolase family 97 protein → MKRMMRRLLPVLMAVAPLTVCAQKVYELKDASGRVQVNVSVNDKNVEYSVLHEGDVMIDHSPVSMKLTDGTAFGVNPKVRKVNRRSVNETIYPPVYKKKSIEDRFNELTIDFKGGYSLVFRAYEDGAAYRFVSSLKKPFMVESEQAVFCFPNDSKIFVASPKGRMNEGKKDPFYSSFQNTYVETALSVWDKEQIAFLPVLVEGKNQKKVCITEADLLDYPGMYVKHGDSGFSLEGTFAAYPKKVVDEVRGLKGVVKSREPYIAKVEGATAFPWRVMVISKDDTELLCSDMVYKLATPAQFTDFSWIKPGKVAWDWWNDWNIYDVDFHAGINNETYKYYIDFASRFGIEYVILDEGWAVPGKADLFQIIPEIDLEELVSYAKSKHVDLILWAGYRAFEKDMDRVCKHYAAMGIKGFKIDFMDRDDQHVVEFNRKAAETGAKYKLLIDLHGTFKPTGLQRTYPNTINFEGVHGLEELKWAEPGTDQVVYDVTAPFIRMVAGPMDYTQGAMNNVIMKNFHAVYTEPMSQGTRCRQLALYTIFDSPINMLCDAPTNYMKEEECTKFIASIPTVWDQTLPISGKVGEHIVMARQKDGIWYVGGLTDWNARDVEVDLSFLGKGEFNAEIFKDGINADRVGKDYKREVIRVSADKKLKLHMAPGGGFVVKITK